cggagggggagggaaaatgCACACGAAAAAttggtgtatatatatataaattatatataaaaattaaaaaaaaaacccacccgaAAGAAGGGCTTATGGGGAGGTGGGCgggaggatgctgctgcccgGGGGGAAACCTCCCCTTCCCTGGGGCGGAGCGgggcctccctccctccctcctccttccctcctccctccctccttccctccctgcccccccccctccctcgcTGCCGCCGCCGGAGCGGAACCGAAAGCGAAGGCGGCGCCGTGCGGCCGCGGGTGGCCCAGcgcgccgggggctgcgggggctgcgggttccccccccctcccgccggcGGAGCGGCGCGTCCCGCCAGGTCGGTGCCGCGGGGGCGGAcgggggggcccggccgggggcaGCTCCCGCGGCTGCGGAGACAAAGCCGCGCCCGGAGGGaccggccggcggcgggcgtgggcggcggggccggggatGCCCTGGAGCAGGTACCGGCGCCTCCTCAAACGGGGCTTTCCCGGCGGGCTGGCCGCCGGCCCGGGAAGGGATTTGGGCGGGGAGGGGTAGGATCGGGGCTGGTGGTTCCCCAGCCCGCTGCGGGGAGCTGCGCGGAGGCCGGCCGGGCCCGGCAGGAatccctccatccatccatccctccatccatccatccctccatccctgcgGCCGCCCGCGCGCGCCGGTGGTACCCGGCGGGCTGGCAGCATCGCAGGCGCGGGGGGGGACACAGGCTAGTGGCCGGCCCCGCCACACCGGGTGTCCCGCAGACCCCACGGGGCTCctgcccggggaggggagggctcgGAGCTGGGGGACTGGGGTGAGTTAGGCCGTGGGGCTGGGAAAAGGAGGGGAGCTTTAAGGTCAAGAGGCAAGAGAGAGGCCAGAAGAtggaggggatggagctggTGGAGTGATGGTGTACAGGGGACAGGTCCCGTTAGGAAAAGCCACATGCTGGGTCGCTGCGAGGGACCCAGCGTGGTTAGGAGGTGGGACGCGGCCACCACGTGCATGACACGGAGGAGCACTGTGAAGGTGACGGTAAAGACCAAAAGCAGGTGCAGGCTGATCGTAGGAAGCGGGTGCAATGGAGCCGTGGGCTGACCAAGCGGCTGTGCAGTGTGACAGGAGAAGAAACCATCcctggggacaggagcaggTTGTCCTTAGGGCCTTAGGACCATGCTGGGGAGGGGACTGGACGTGCGGTGGCTGTGGGCACTGGAGCTGCCTTCAGGGCCCCTGACTGGAGTGGCAGCCCTTCTGGGGGAAGGAGCCCTGACCCTCTCCATGAGCactttgttttgggaaaaaCAGCCACTAAAACCTGAGAGCCCATCCCTGAGAGCGCTGCAAGGGGGGGCTGAGCCACCAGTGCTGTTCTGAGGAAGGCGCAGTTATCAGATCGCGGAGGTAATTTGGGAGGAGGTTTTGCTTTCAACTCAGCCCTAATGTCTTTTAAGTGGTGTTCACAAAGCACAGAACCACTCTCGTTTCCACTTTCATGGGCATCACAGGCTGGAGCCGATTCCTGGAGAGCCAGGAGCCACTTGCCAGCGCTGGACAAGGTGATGGTGGTGCCCTGAGCTCATCCCGGCCTGTGCTCAATGCTGTGCCCGGAGCTTACACTCCCTTTGGGATGCTCATTATATGTTACTTTAAGCAGTATTAGGTAGTATCATCAAGATTATAAAAAATCTtggtaaaaatgttttttcactcCTATTGAAACCTCCCACAGGGTATCTCATGCTGTTACAATGCTATCAGCCcagctttccattttttccccacttctttCCAATCCCTGTGTTGGATGGGCCAGGCAGCGCAGGAGGCTCTTCCATTCACCCTGGGGGCAATGGGAAGCTTTGCTGCTCGGGCACAGGGACCCAGCACAGATGGGGGCTGGGTGCCAGTTTCCAGTATCTCGTTATTTTGGGCGTCCTCTGACTTCTAGAGAAGCTGctgagagatttttttccattaaaagtcAGGCGGGGATGCATATGGTCTTTGTATATTACAGTGACTAATATATTTCTGGCAAGGTCTGTGCTTGCCCGTAGGAAGGGAAACTGTGATCGATGCCCCCGTTGCTGCAGATGACACCGCTCTTGGCACTGGTGCTTCCACTGCTGACCGTGACCAGGGAAAGCAAAATAGCCACTGGACTCTGCCCAGCACGAGCCGATAACAGCCCCCCTGCACTGGCCCAGTTAACTTTTAACCACAGACCATCGGTGGCAGTGGGGGGAGGATCCTCTGCAAGTAAAATCAGCCTTGCACCTGCGTAGAGAAAGAGCTCCAGGGAGGGAAGGACAGGCCAATGTGTCTGCACCCTCTGATTTAAATCTGAGCAGCCAGTGCTGGCTGTGAGGTTTCATCCTCTGCACCCTCTGAAATCAGTCGGTGCATTCCCAGCCAGAGGTGGCCGCATCccagcagggaccaggcagggaCCACAcgcccacagcagagctggtgcaAAAGGAGGGGGCTGTAAAAATCACTTCACCCTCGCGGGGGCTGATTTCACTCCCATTCGTTTTTGCTAAGCCACGTGGACACTGAGAGAGAGAGCCACTGCCAGGGTTTCACAGacctcttttcattttaatatccTTCTCCTTGCTGAATTAGATGCGAGACTGATTGCTTCGATAATCCTGCCACAGCCGCTATGGGTTATATATGGATTGCAGCCAAAAGCCGTGCCGATAAATCATTCCTATACACTAGGCTGTTATATTTCCTGAGGATTTTGTGGGCATGTGCTGCTCGCTTTTACATAAGGATCTGCTAGAGCTCACACCAGAATGCGCCAGTTTTCCCTGGGCAAGGACCTGGGTGGGTTGGTGAAACCAAAGCCCCTGGgctgtattttcattctttgggTTTATTTCCCACATTCTAGCTATTTTAGTTTTTCCTCTGGCTGGGAATACAGCTGTTCTCCTCCTCTCAGCCTCCCCGTGTGCTTATTAAGGAGAACTGGCTGCATTATCGTTAGCAGTTATCCCACATCCCTCGGGGCGGTGTTCAACAGTGGGATCCCACTTTTGGGTTTCTCTTGGGGAAGGTACCATCTTGGCTGGCCAAACCCCATGCCCAGCGcctttgcacacacacacaaagagaaaaaacccttcGATTTTTCACCCCAGCTGATGTCACGAAGGTGCTTGGATGACTTTTAGCCTGTTTACAGAGCTCGGGGAAGCTTGTTTGAATTAATCAGCCTTGATATGTTTATCCTGGTCAAGCCAATTAACTCCCACTGGCCAGGGCATGCTCGGCTCTGAAGTGTGGCCGAGACTTTGTAACTCGATGTTGCTCTAGCCCAGCAAAGATTGGTGTGAACCCTCGGAAATTCAGACGCAGGTGATGCTCTGAGGGCAGGATGGGatgcctggctgtgctgtgccaccGCTGGGGACCGGTGCTACAGCCGGTGATGATGCTGGGGTGGCTTCATCCCGGGGCCGCGCTGATGAGCTGCCTTTTTTGGTGTGGCTGCGGTGCACGGTGAGGGTAGAGGGCACGGTGTTCGGCATCGGCTCCGGCTTTGGGGGACAGCTATTTATACGTGCCCACTGGCAGGGCGCCCAAAGCAAGCCAGGCAAACAGCAACTGGCCTCAAAATGTATCCCTGCGGGTTCAGGATGAattggggcgggggggctgcctgTTTATTTTAATCCATTGGGGAGTGCATTAAAACACGCCAGTGTAGCCGCCAGCAGCACCGGGACTGGGGGGGCGGGAGAGAATTTTGCAGCCACGATGCCTGAGATGCCCCTGCTTGGCTtggctggcagctcctggctctcttgcccagcaaagccccagccaggagcagatCCAGCCCCACGAAACGCAGCGTTTCTGAAATAGTTTGTCCTTGTTGCTGTTCGTCGGCTTATTTATAGCCTTCCCATCCCCTGCCTTTTTCTGCGCCTTGAAGCAGCAAGCGGCACCAGGTCGGCTTTAGCTCCGGGCTGATCCCGCTCAGGCAAAAAAGCTCCGGTTTATAGATTGGTGTTGAAAACAGCAATTAGGCCATTGTGAAGCCTGGAGAAAGGGGGAGATGATTTGATTTCTGTACTTGACCCATAATTTCTGCTGGGCTGATTCAGAGTGGTTGTGCTGCGGGGGCATCGCAGAAACTTCAGTGGAGCTGAGTGGAGCTAATTTTATCCGGCCGCCTCGCTGAGGTGTGGGAACCAGGCAGAAAAATGCCTCAAACCTTGCTCCTGCTTCTGGGCTGTTTGTTTCGGGATATTTTTTTGCGCTTGTTTCTGCAGCAACTCATTAACGtagaaattaaaaccagcacCGGTGTCGCAGCAGGGAAGAGCGATGGTTTATAACCAACCAGCCATCGaactgccctggctgctgcagagcacctgTCACATGTGAATTAACActgttttctccccttttaaagttattatttaatgatgtgatttttttaaagaattctttGTTGCtaacaaaattgttttcttatttatctCGCGGTTCAGGAACCCTATTTTTGCACAGAAGGCTGTAGGGAACCTGGGGCGAGGAAGAGAAATTGCTGGCAATGacgggctgcaggaggaggcgGTGAGCCAGGGGGGCTGATCCTGCACCCCATGCTTGGTAAGTGGGTCTCCGTGCCCCTGAGCTGCTTcatttgggggggtggggggtggcagaGATGTGCCCGCTCCGACTGCAGGACTGAGCAGTAAAGCAGGGAACTGAGCTGTATTTTTGCTGGTAGAGTGCAGGGCCGGATCCTGCCCCTGTAAAATGCCCCTTTTGGGGGTGTTTCTGTAGTGGAGGTGCTGGGGTGGTTAttccctggaggcatttaaataAAGGGCGTGGAAGGAGCAGTGGTGGTGGCCTTGGGGCTGAGGCTGGCCCCTGCCAGGGGTCTGCCCCACGGCAGGGTGGGTGCACATCCCGGTGCCATCCTGTGCCACCGCCTTTGGCTTTACCATCCCCTATGGGACGAATAAATTAATCTGCAGAGTAATGACCAGCGGGAGGACATCTGGCTTGCCGAGGGAGCctggctgagctgctctgtgtttgcagGCATGCCCCCCCATCACAGCATGGCCGGGATGAGGCCGTCGGTCGCACCATGCCATCATGCGTCCCCAGCAGCTTGCCCACCCCACGGCCCCTCTGCCGTGATGGAGGCTGCGGCCACCGAgcccctggggtgctgcaggaccCCCCGCCGCTGAGCCCCTGCCGCCCCAGCATGGCCTCACTCATTGTGGTGACCGAGTACGACGCGACAGGGAGTGCGAGCGAGGAGGAGATGAACGCGCCCGGTGGCGAGGGTTTCGGGGATGGCCGGGAGCCGAGGGCAAAGCTGCACCTCTCTGGCCGAAAGCTGTCCCTGCAGGAGCGGTCGCAGCCTGCCCACTCACCCGGGGCTGGCGATGGCACCAACGAACGCTTCATCTACCCGTCCCTCCCTTACTCGCCGGTGACGTCCCCGCATTCCTCCCCGCGCCTGCCGCGGCGGCCGACGGTGGAGTCAAACCGCGTGTCCATCACGGGGCTGCAGGTGAGGGGGATGAACACCGCTCCCGCAGTCCTCCTGCCCCCGTCCTCCTGGTTTCACCCTCTCCGTGGCATTGcttcttgcttgtttttttggGATAAAACCCCACAGAGGTGGTGAGATATCCTGGTCCatcctgggctgggggcacagccctcGAGGAGGGGGACCCTGCAGCTCACCGCATTTCATGCCTTTTGCAGATGCCACCAGCTCTCATGGCTGTGTTTCTTGGGGACCTGGCGGCATAccatgattttccttttcttccctcccaaataaaaaaagagagaaacctGCTGAGATCTAAAGAGAAAAcggccctgcctgcccccagcctgccagcAAACAGGCAACAAGTGGCTGCTTTgcccattaaaaataaaaatagtcaaTGCCAGGTCACCGGTGTTAAACTCCCCGGGGCTCTCTTGGCCGCTGAtccccactgctgcctgcctgccatgCAATCTTGTTCCACGTGAGCAGACAATATTGCCTGCCCAGCCGTTAACATTTGTAATTAGCCATCTATAAACACGCCGACGCGTGGCCGGGCGGCTGGCGTTTATGGCTCATGGCTCAAAGCTGTCCAGCCCCGAGCGAGCGCCCGGGCAGAGCGGAGTAGGGGGTGAGTTTGCAGAGAAAGTTTTGCTGGAGATGTAAGAGGAGAGCAAACACTAGTGGTTTCGTGGCTCTTCTCCGACCGCCCCTCTCTCCCCGCAGGACTGTGTGCAGCTCAACCAGTACAAGCTGAAGGATGAGATTGGGAAGGTGAGCGTTGGCCGGGtttggggtgggatggggcGACTGAGGGTAGCAGGGCAGTGGGCTcacttttgctttccagctggtgaGGCGGCACATTCAGCCACTTGCCACAGCAACTTGGCCAGCTCCTCGCTGCGACGCCAGTCTCTTCTAGGTGGTGCTGAttgaactgaattttttttaattatcattaattttcaccattccccctccctcccatgAAATGGGGCATTTGAAGCCTTTCTTTGCCAGCAGTGTGATGCCAGACTGTATGCCCCGCTCCTCCCAGCATCGCCCACCAGCTCGGGGATCCGGGTGGGGCTGGGTTTGGGAACAAGCCCGGTTTGGTgctctgggggtttttttgggctGTCCCTAACTGGTCCCCCATGGCTGTGCCCCTCTATAGGGCTCCTATGGGGTGGTGAAGCTGGCCTACAACGAAGACGATAACACCTACTATGTGAGTAGCACTCGGCCTCGGAGCTCACAGTGgagggggtgggatggggatggatCCCCTCTGCTgactccctgcccagctccctgctggccCCATTCTGCTGGCCCCATTTTATCCTTGATTTGCCCCAAATcccacattttttcccctctttcaggCAATGAAggttctttcaaaaaagaagcTGATGAGACAGGCAGGCTTCCCCCGTAAGTGGCACCAAAGCTTTAGGGTGGGGGATGCTTTGGGGACCACGGGGGCTCATTCCCGACTGGACACCCCgtctttccctttcccacagGCCGCCCACCGCCCCGCGGGGCCAAAGCTGCCTCcgagggctgcctgcagcccaagGGGCCCATCGAGCAGGTCTACCAGGAGATCGCCATCCTGAAGAAGCTGGACCACCCCAACGTGGTGAAGCTGGTGGAGGTGAGCACCAGGCAGCCCCTTTCCAAACACCAGCCCGAATGTGCAGGAGCCTGGATGCTGCTGGGATGGGTGGAGGGGAGCgaccacagcagggctgggttgGCCGTGGCAGGTTCTGCCTATGGGAGACTTGTGCTTTCCCTGGTTTAAAAGGTTTTTCATTCCCACCTCCCAAAAGAGGATTTTTTGGCTTCCTTGCCCagaaagggaaatgcagaaaaatgttgtttccTTGGAAGAAACAAGTGCTCAGATGGGGTCTGGGGAGGAACTGGTGTTTCTGCGAGCTCTGCGGTACAGCCGCTCTGCCCTCCGCCCACTGCCTGCATGAAACGGTCCAAAAATCAAGAACTAAGGATGTGCAGGCTGGAGTTTATTTGGATCATGAGTCAGATGATGCTTcctgtgtgttttaaatatttacttcctTGAAGTACAGCTATATCTCtgtcctcttttttcccccaccccttgtGGGTAGAAGCTTGGAGATTCGCAGACCTCGCTGGTGGTGCAGATGGTGCAGGACTGAGACAGCTGCTATataaaaaatcatagaatcatttaggttggaaaagatctttcaCGATGTTTAATTTGCAAGGGGTTTTGGTGCTGTTTAACTGCCTTTCTCCTTTCGGCAGGTCCTGGATGACCCCAGCGAGGACCACCTGTACATGGGTAACTGCCCACTGCTCTGTGGCGCTCATGGGGTGTCAGCAGGATGGGAGTTTGCTGGGGAAAAGGGTTCCCCCCATGTTTtggggtgtctgtgtgtggggTTGAGTCTCTGCTCTGGAACAGGTGTGGCCTGCATGTGCTGGAGGAGCAAATCCCTTCTAATGGTCGGAGCAAGTGGGATCCATTCCAGGTTCAGAGAGGAGACAGGAGTGCTTTATAGCACTTTATAGGCTTTAATTCAACATCAGCACATGCTTTGCCATGAAAGGCACCAGCATTTATGTTCTCAGCTTTGAAGCCAGGCTGCTAGAAAGTAGCTTTATTTCTTTGGCTTTGAGAACAAGGCACATGTTAATTATCCATGGTATGGATGAGCCGCTTCCCAACCTGGCTTGCAGACGGCAGTGGCTTGCTTGATGTAAATACACACACTTTTGGAGGAGGCATTTCTCTTGCATCGTTTATGTTCAGCCTGTACTAGAGAAGGAGTGTGCGATACCGTCATGGCCAAGCACGGAGTGGGGGCTTGGCTATGGTTTCACAGGCAAACTGAGGGGTTTGGggtgccggggagggggggcactTCATGATGCTGAAGCTGCAGCACTGAGAAGGTAGTTGGTACCATCCCCTTAACTAAAAATGGGAGCAACCAAAATGCAATGTGCCTTGCATAAGATGGcatctccttttttaaaaactatattatttttagaatgtttgtcattaaaataatgGCTTTTGTGCTGAGACTGTGCTCGCAGGAGCTCCAACCTGTAAGTGATCTGTAATCACCTTCTCTtttgtgtttcagtgtttgaacTGGTGAAGCAAGGGTGAGTATTGAACTCCAGATCTAAACCTCCTAAAGCATGACCGTGAGATGGGTTTGTGGGTGGCACAGCTCGGCCACCTGAGGCGGGCACGGGACGCAGAGGCAATGAGGAGATTCATGGTGGGTCTCCCAGGGTTTGGGTAGCATCTACCCAACCTAGTGGCAGTTGTGTACACCCTGTATGTGCCTGCATTTGGGGTTGCATGCTGGTGCCAGCCAGTGCCAAAGCCTCTGGGACAGGTTTCGACACATCTGGATGGGGAACGAGGTCTGTTCTCTCTTGCCTTTGCAGCCCCGTGATGGAAATCCCAACGCTGAAACCTCTCAGTGAGGACCAGGCTCGGTTCTACTTCCAGGATCTGATCAAGGGCATTGAATACTGTAAGTATCTGTGCAAAAAAGTTGGGAtttctctctttgttttttttttttttttaaacacctggGGCTGGactttctgctgctgtacagTGCCATTTCTGGTGGCTCATGCTATTGCACAGAGGTTTTTGaagctggggctggtggtgaTGTTAGCAGAAAGGCTTAGAGCCATGCAGGGGCTTTGTGGCTCCTTTGCTGCAGACAGACGGCGCTGCTGAATcgctgttttttcctttggctgcAGTGCACTATCAAAAGATAATCCACCGGGATATTAAACCTTCCAACCTCCTTGTGGGGGAAGACGGGCACATCAAGATTGCTGACTTTGGAGTGAGCAATGAGTTCAAGGGAGCTGATGCCCTTTTAACCAACACAGTGGGTACCCCCGCCTTCATGGCCCCAGAGACACTCTCAGAAACCAGGAAAATCTTCTCTGGAAAGGTATTTAATAGCAACTTGAGGGTTTTCAGATGAATCTTCCTTGTACACAATGTCCATTGCAGATCTAACTATGCTTTCTTCGCTCTGCAGGCTTTGGATGTCTGGGCCATGGGGATCACACTGTACTGCTTCGTGTTTGGGCAGGTGATGAGATTGAATTTTTGGTGCTGTTGGTGGTTAGGGGGGGTTGGTGTGTGCCTCCACATGCCAGGAACGTGGTGGGATTTGCACCCTGCCCCCCTGTTTGAGCAGTTGGGTAATGCCAAGAGGAGATGGGGATGTGTGGGTGGAAATGGGAAACCTCTGCCTGTCCACAGAGCGGGTGCAGCCAGAACGTCCgtgtttctctttttccctggggaaaaaattctgtccctggccagatttttttaagaaaggagCTGTTGTAGTAATTTGGTCATTCTtagtcaattttcttttcattgtgtTTCAAAGAAGACGTTGATATAACAGGAAATCTTCTGGTATTTCCCTGTGATTGGGTCCTTGCCCTTTCAGACCCTGCGAGATCCCCATGCTGGACTGAAGCCCCATTGCCGCTTCTTAACAGAGGTTGTTGCTTTTCtcattgctctttttcttcacGGCAGTGCCCTTTTATGGATGAAAGGATCCTGAGTTTACACAATAAAATCAAGACCCAAACGCTGGAGTTCCCAGACCAGTAAGTACTCAATCCCCCCACCGAGCCCCCAGCCTTTATTTAAAAGCTCATTTGAGCCATTTCTCAAGCGCTGCCTGGGTGGGGCTGGATCTGCTTGGCTGTGGTTTTGCAAAACTCAGTCTCTGAGCCCTTCTGTTGGCCCTCTGCCCCAGAAAACTTCCTTTGTATTAAACATGAAGGCAACATCTCTTGGTTTGCAGCTGCCAGAGAAGGAGCATTTGAAATTGAAGAGTTGCTGCCTGTTGGCTTTTCGCCTGGGTGGAGCAGCCCTGTACACATGGCATCACACTTCGGATTGCCCAAGAAGGGGATATTttgcttccctggggagattGGGGAGGAAACCtggattttggggtttttttgggttgtgcACCTGGGTGCACAAGTACCCGGAGCTGCATCCTTGCCAGGGCTGGGGTCCAGCCTCAGCCCGCATGGGAAAGCCCACGGTGGCTGGCACTGGGGTGAGGAAAGTGGGCAGCATCcatccccttccccatctcatctcccctctcctttcctcagGCCAGAAGTTACAGACTTCTTGAAGGATTTGATTACACGGATGCTGGATAAAAATCCTGAATCTAGGATTTCGGTCCCAGAAATCAAGGTACTGACCCAACCCCCTGGTGTTGGCTGTGGATTCTCTTCTGTTGGGTTCTCCTTGCTCGGCTTTTTTTGGGAGTCAGTTTGATCGCGCCAGGCTAGGTCCTCCCCCTGTGCCCAGGGCCCCTGGGCAGGTAAgtcccagctccttcccctgctccggGACCTGCTCAGCTTTGGGACCTTTGGTGCCTACAAGA
This genomic interval from Falco peregrinus isolate bFalPer1 chromosome 2, bFalPer1.pri, whole genome shotgun sequence contains the following:
- the CAMKK2 gene encoding calcium/calmodulin-dependent protein kinase kinase 2 isoform X1, encoding MPSCVPSSLPTPRPLCRDGGCGHRAPGVLQDPPPLSPCRPSMASLIVVTEYDATGSASEEEMNAPGGEGFGDGREPRAKLHLSGRKLSLQERSQPAHSPGAGDGTNERFIYPSLPYSPVTSPHSSPRLPRRPTVESNRVSITGLQDCVQLNQYKLKDEIGKGSYGVVKLAYNEDDNTYYAMKVLSKKKLMRQAGFPRRPPPRGAKAASEGCLQPKGPIEQVYQEIAILKKLDHPNVVKLVEVLDDPSEDHLYMVFELVKQGPVMEIPTLKPLSEDQARFYFQDLIKGIEYLHYQKIIHRDIKPSNLLVGEDGHIKIADFGVSNEFKGADALLTNTVGTPAFMAPETLSETRKIFSGKALDVWAMGITLYCFVFGQCPFMDERILSLHNKIKTQTLEFPDQPEVTDFLKDLITRMLDKNPESRISVPEIKESTVQQPFAGDFWSSAPVGAWKGREAEKMETKLHPWVTKNGAELLPTEDENCTLVEVTEEEVENSVKHIPSLATVILVKTMIRKRSFGNPFEGSRREERSLSAPGNLLPRKQGSEDNMKCNDLPNVGEEELLS
- the CAMKK2 gene encoding calcium/calmodulin-dependent protein kinase kinase 2 isoform X3 is translated as MPSCVPSSLPTPRPLCRDGGCGHRAPGVLQDPPPLSPCRPSMASLIVVTEYDATGSASEEEMNAPGGEGFGDGREPRAKLHLSGRKLSLQERSQPAHSPGAGDGTNERFIYPSLPYSPVTSPHSSPRLPRRPTVESNRVSITGLQDCVQLNQYKLKDEIGKGSYGVVKLAYNEDDNTYYAMKVLSKKKLMRQAGFPRRPPPRGAKAASEGCLQPKGPIEQVYQEIAILKKLDHPNVVKLVEVLDDPSEDHLYMVFELVKQGPVMEIPTLKPLSEDQARFYFQDLIKGIEYLHYQKIIHRDIKPSNLLVGEDGHIKIADFGVSNEFKGADALLTNTVGTPAFMAPETLSETRKIFSGKALDVWAMGITLYCFVFGQCPFMDERILSLHNKIKTQTLEFPDQPEVTDFLKDLITRMLDKNPESRISVPEIKLHPWVTKNGAELLPTEDENCTLVEVTEEEVENSVKHIPSLATVILVKTMIRKRSFGNPFEGSRREERSLSAPGNLLPRKQGSEDNMKCNDLPNVGEEELLS
- the CAMKK2 gene encoding calcium/calmodulin-dependent protein kinase kinase 2 isoform X2, which encodes MPSCVPSSLPTPRPLCRDGGCGHRAPGVLQDPPPLSPCRPSMASLIVVTEYDATGSASEEEMNAPGGEGFGDGREPRAKLHLSGRKLSLQERSQPAHSPGAGDGTNERFIYPSLPYSPVTSPHSSPRLPRRPTVESNRVSITGLQDCVQLNQYKLKDEIGKGSYGVVKLAYNEDDNTYYAMKVLSKKKLMRQAGFPRRPPPRGAKAASEGCLQPKGPIEQVYQEIAILKKLDHPNVVKLVEVLDDPSEDHLYMVFELVKQGPVMEIPTLKPLSEDQARFYFQDLIKGIEYLHYQKIIHRDIKPSNLLVGEDGHIKIADFGVSNEFKGADALLTNTVGTPAFMAPETLSETRKIFSGKALDVWAMGITLYCFVFGQCPFMDERILSLHNKIKTQTLEFPDQPEVTDFLKDLITRMLDKNPESRISVPEIKESTVQQPFAGDFWSSAPVGAWKGREAEKMETKLHPWVTKNGAELLPTEDENCTLVEVTEEEVENSVKHIPSLATVILVKTMIRKRSFGNPFEGSRREERSLSAPGNLLPKQGSEDNMKCNDLPNVGEEELLS
- the CAMKK2 gene encoding calcium/calmodulin-dependent protein kinase kinase 2 isoform X4, translating into MPSCVPSSLPTPRPLCRDGGCGHRAPGVLQDPPPLSPCRPSMASLIVVTEYDATGSASEEEMNAPGGEGFGDGREPRAKLHLSGRKLSLQERSQPAHSPGAGDGTNERFIYPSLPYSPVTSPHSSPRLPRRPTVESNRVSITGLQDCVQLNQYKLKDEIGKGSYGVVKLAYNEDDNTYYAMKVLSKKKLMRQAGFPRRPPPRGAKAASEGCLQPKGPIEQVYQEIAILKKLDHPNVVKLVEVLDDPSEDHLYMVFELVKQGPVMEIPTLKPLSEDQARFYFQDLIKGIEYLHYQKIIHRDIKPSNLLVGEDGHIKIADFGVSNEFKGADALLTNTVGTPAFMAPETLSETRKIFSGKALDVWAMGITLYCFVFGQCPFMDERILSLHNKIKTQTLEFPDQPEVTDFLKDLITRMLDKNPESRISVPEIKLHPWVTKNGAELLPTEDENCTLVEVTEEEVENSVKHIPSLATVILVKTMIRKRSFGNPFEGSRREERSLSAPGNLLPKQGSEDNMKCNDLPNVGEEELLS